One part of the Xanthocytophaga agilis genome encodes these proteins:
- a CDS encoding aminotransferase class I/II-fold pyridoxal phosphate-dependent enzyme translates to MAHGTPEGLEYRGSIFDKCYAVTKADQLRNTGIYPYFRAIQESEGPEVIMEGRKIVMAGSNNYLGLTTHPQVKEAAIKAIEQYGTSSSGSRFLTGTLDLHNELEMKLAKFIGKEAALLFSTGYQTSQGVLFPLVGRSDYIFSDHENHASIVAGMLLARGALNAPVVRYHHNDMEDLEKRLQRVPAKAGKIIVTDGVFSTFGDIVPLDQLCSLAKKYHAQVLIDDAHSFGVLGEGGRGTANHYGLNHEVDLVFSTFSKTLASIGGFVAGEKRVIDYLKHESSAFMFSCSPSASATAAALAALHVLQTEPELIRKLHFNAKVIRTGLQQMGYDVPDGQTAIVPVLLYDDAKACQLWQGLYDEGIFVNVFIAPAIPPGRAMLRTSLMASLEGSHLSRILEAYKKIGKRLRII, encoded by the coding sequence ATGGCTCATGGTACTCCAGAAGGTTTAGAGTATAGAGGAAGCATTTTTGATAAATGCTATGCCGTAACCAAGGCTGATCAGCTTCGGAACACAGGTATTTATCCTTACTTTCGGGCCATTCAGGAAAGTGAGGGACCTGAGGTAATTATGGAAGGCCGTAAGATAGTAATGGCAGGTTCTAATAATTATCTTGGGTTAACTACTCATCCTCAGGTAAAAGAGGCAGCTATTAAAGCTATAGAGCAATACGGAACCAGTAGTTCGGGTTCCCGATTCCTGACAGGAACTCTTGACTTGCATAATGAGTTGGAAATGAAGCTGGCAAAATTTATAGGGAAAGAAGCTGCTTTACTTTTTTCAACCGGTTATCAAACAAGTCAGGGCGTTTTATTTCCGTTAGTTGGTCGAAGCGATTATATTTTTTCAGACCATGAGAACCATGCGAGTATTGTAGCTGGTATGTTATTGGCAAGAGGTGCTTTGAATGCACCTGTTGTTCGGTATCATCACAACGATATGGAGGACCTGGAGAAACGATTACAACGTGTTCCTGCAAAGGCTGGAAAGATTATTGTCACAGATGGAGTCTTCAGTACATTTGGTGATATAGTACCTCTGGATCAATTGTGTTCTCTTGCCAAAAAATACCATGCTCAGGTTCTTATTGATGACGCACATTCCTTTGGCGTTCTAGGAGAAGGAGGTAGGGGTACAGCTAATCATTATGGATTAAATCATGAAGTGGATCTGGTGTTTTCTACATTCTCTAAGACATTAGCATCTATTGGCGGGTTTGTGGCAGGAGAGAAACGAGTAATAGATTATCTGAAACATGAATCTTCTGCTTTCATGTTTAGTTGTTCTCCTTCTGCATCTGCAACAGCCGCTGCTCTGGCAGCTTTGCATGTGCTGCAAACAGAGCCAGAACTAATCCGAAAACTCCACTTTAATGCTAAGGTAATTCGTACAGGGCTTCAGCAAATGGGATATGATGTTCCTGATGGACAAACTGCTATTGTCCCTGTTCTGCTTTATGATGATGCAAAAGCCTGTCAACTTTGGCAGGGATTATATGATGAAGGGATATTCGTGAATGTATTTATAGCTCCTGCTATTCCACCAGGAAGAGCTATGCTACGCACAAGCCTTATGGCTTCCTTAGAAGGCAGTCATTTGTCTCGTATTCTGGAAGCATATAAAAAGATAGGCAAACGCTTACGTATTATCTGA
- a CDS encoding CCA tRNA nucleotidyltransferase, with product MNFAEIIYTNPILKRLSEIAQKTGIESYVVGGFVRDLLLDRPCKDIDVVCIGDGNGIHLAQKLSETVDNNTQISIFKNFGTAHVNVEDWDVEFVGARKESYQRDSRKPIVENGTLEDDQNRRDFTINALAISLNRRDLGALIDPFDGVGDLKRKMIRTPLTPDVTFSDDPLRMMRAIRFASQLSFDIDPDSFDAIQKMKDRIRIISQERIIDELNKIVLSSTPSYGFKLLYHCGLLQYIFPELVALQGVETQDGKGHKDNFYHTLQVLDNVSKNSNDLWLRWAAILHDIAKPATKRFDARVGWTFHGHEDAGARMVPNIFRRMKLPMNEKMRFVQKLVRLHLRPIALVKETITDSALRRLLFDSGEDLEALMMLCRADITSKNHEKVKKHIQNFNKVEQKLQEVEARDRIRNFQPVITGEIIMETFGLAPSREVGEIKTAIREAILDGKLRNDWDEAYSFMLSTGKKLGLSPVNN from the coding sequence ATGAACTTCGCAGAAATTATATATACGAATCCTATTTTAAAACGATTGTCTGAAATCGCCCAGAAAACAGGCATTGAAAGCTATGTAGTAGGTGGTTTTGTCAGGGATTTATTATTGGATCGACCATGTAAAGACATAGATGTGGTATGTATTGGGGATGGAAATGGGATTCACCTGGCTCAAAAGTTAAGTGAAACTGTAGATAATAATACACAGATTTCTATTTTCAAGAATTTTGGTACAGCACATGTAAATGTTGAAGATTGGGATGTCGAATTTGTTGGTGCCAGAAAAGAGTCTTATCAGCGTGATTCGCGTAAGCCTATTGTAGAAAATGGAACTTTGGAAGACGATCAAAACAGACGGGATTTTACTATTAATGCATTAGCTATTAGTTTGAACAGGAGAGATCTTGGTGCATTGATAGATCCATTTGATGGAGTAGGGGATCTCAAAAGAAAGATGATTCGTACTCCATTAACACCAGACGTAACCTTTTCGGATGATCCATTACGAATGATGCGGGCTATACGTTTTGCTTCACAACTTAGTTTTGATATAGACCCAGATTCTTTTGACGCCATTCAAAAAATGAAGGATCGTATTCGTATTATCTCACAGGAACGAATTATAGATGAACTAAATAAGATTGTTTTATCTTCTACACCTTCCTATGGTTTTAAACTGTTGTATCACTGTGGTTTGCTACAATATATATTTCCTGAGTTGGTGGCTTTGCAAGGAGTGGAAACACAAGATGGAAAAGGGCATAAAGATAACTTTTATCATACACTACAAGTTCTTGATAATGTATCTAAGAATTCCAATGACTTGTGGTTACGCTGGGCGGCTATTCTACATGATATTGCTAAACCGGCTACCAAGCGCTTTGATGCTCGTGTAGGATGGACATTTCATGGACACGAAGATGCCGGAGCCCGTATGGTTCCAAATATATTTCGTAGAATGAAACTTCCTATGAATGAAAAGATGCGATTTGTTCAGAAGTTAGTGCGATTACACCTGCGTCCTATTGCCTTGGTGAAAGAGACCATTACAGATTCTGCTTTACGAAGGTTGTTATTTGATTCTGGTGAAGATCTGGAAGCACTGATGATGTTATGTAGGGCAGATATTACTTCCAAAAATCATGAAAAAGTAAAGAAACACATTCAGAACTTTAATAAAGTTGAGCAGAAGCTACAGGAAGTAGAAGCACGAGACCGTATTCGCAATTTTCAGCCTGTTATAACAGGTGAGATAATTATGGAAACTTTTGGGCTTGCGCCTTCCCGGGAAGTTGGGGAAATCAAAACTGCTATTCGTGAAGCTATTCTAGATGGTAAATTACGGAATGATTGGGATGAGGCATACAGTTTTATGCTTTCTACAGGAAAAAAATTGGGACTTTCTCCTGTGAATAACTAG
- a CDS encoding cold-shock protein translates to MQSGTVKFFNETKGFGFIKSDSSNEDIFVHVSGLIDEIKENDKVTFEVQQGRKGPNAVNVQLA, encoded by the coding sequence ATGCAATCTGGTACAGTAAAATTTTTTAATGAAACGAAAGGATTCGGCTTCATTAAATCTGACAGTTCTAATGAAGACATCTTCGTTCACGTTTCGGGCTTGATTGACGAAATCAAAGAAAACGATAAAGTTACCTTTGAAGTGCAACAAGGAAGAAAAGGTCCGAACGCAGTTAACGTTCAATTGGCTTAA
- a CDS encoding DUF1684 domain-containing protein: MNAGKIYFFGVVAIVVLVLVYTFVFTGKKDSYISELIKFRVEKDEFFKESPDSPIQNKEVFTKLNYFPPDQAFRINADINLIKDTTRLRVGRTDGTTEYMIRYAYAIFQLGGKQHKLLLLKSSDDGDKNRLFLPFNDKTNGFDTYGGGRYLDIDWKEEKAKVVIDFNFAYNPFCTYNANYSCPIPPAQNFLDIPIKAGEKDFAKR, from the coding sequence ATGAATGCAGGTAAAATATATTTCTTTGGCGTTGTTGCTATTGTAGTACTTGTACTGGTATATACATTTGTCTTTACAGGCAAGAAAGACTCTTATATAAGTGAACTCATTAAGTTCCGTGTTGAAAAAGATGAGTTTTTTAAAGAGTCACCTGACTCGCCCATCCAAAACAAAGAGGTGTTTACTAAACTCAATTACTTTCCTCCAGATCAGGCATTTAGGATCAACGCAGATATAAATCTGATCAAAGATACCACTCGTTTAAGAGTAGGACGTACAGATGGGACAACAGAATATATGATTCGGTATGCTTATGCTATTTTTCAGTTAGGAGGGAAGCAACACAAATTACTTCTTTTAAAATCGAGTGATGATGGCGATAAGAATCGGTTGTTTTTGCCTTTCAATGACAAAACGAATGGGTTTGATACATATGGTGGGGGACGATATCTGGATATAGACTGGAAAGAGGAAAAAGCAAAGGTTGTTATAGATTTTAATTTTGCCTATAATCCATTTTGTACATACAATGCCAATTATTCTTGTCCTATCCCTCCAGCTCAGAACTTTTTGGATATCCCTATCAAGGCAGGGGAAAAAGACTTTGCAAAACGGTAA
- the rpsT gene encoding 30S ribosomal protein S20: MANHKSAIKRIRANEAKRLRNRFQAKTTRTFIKKLRETKDAVEAQELYKKVASMLDKLAKKNIIHKNNASNKKSKLAKFVSGLAAA, translated from the coding sequence ATGGCAAATCATAAGTCAGCGATTAAAAGAATCCGCGCAAACGAAGCGAAACGTCTAAGAAACCGTTTCCAGGCAAAAACTACCCGTACGTTTATCAAGAAATTGAGAGAGACAAAAGATGCGGTAGAAGCGCAGGAACTTTATAAGAAAGTTGCTTCTATGCTGGATAAACTGGCTAAGAAAAACATCATTCATAAAAACAATGCTTCCAATAAGAAATCTAAATTGGCAAAGTTTGTGAGTGGATTGGCTGCTGCCTAA
- a CDS encoding histidinol-phosphate transaminase → MLTSSINRRQWLKLGAMFTTGAALGTSLNASGMSQRKKFLADIPAIKARLSANENPFGPSEKAKKALMQAVPDSYLYPRESLMQLRKLIAQEEGVSEDSILLGAGSGGLLTGTALYFAFKAGSDSHILSGDPSYMQLVRAATQVGCGWEKVSLTKDYDYDYDSLSAKVTDKTSLVYICNPNNPTGIVSNSQKLMAFCESVSPKKPIFIDEAYIDYADDPKKTTMMECVRKGQNVLIARTFSKVHGFAGLRIGYLVAKPETIKEISKFTPGPSAISATSAQAALASYQDKEFIKYSIAKNNECKAFLYKVLKEQGYNYLPSATNFVFFPIKMDGKRFLEEMSKRGVSIRTEWQYAGQNWCRVSLGTMEQMKMFADAFKEIA, encoded by the coding sequence ATGCTTACTTCATCTATCAATCGTCGGCAATGGCTTAAATTAGGAGCAATGTTTACTACAGGCGCAGCACTAGGTACGTCCTTGAATGCATCTGGCATGTCTCAACGCAAAAAATTCCTGGCAGATATTCCTGCTATTAAAGCCCGGTTGTCTGCCAATGAAAATCCATTTGGTCCTTCAGAAAAGGCAAAAAAGGCATTGATGCAAGCTGTTCCTGACAGTTATCTCTATCCCAGAGAGTCATTGATGCAATTACGAAAGCTTATTGCTCAGGAAGAAGGTGTAAGTGAAGATTCTATATTACTTGGAGCTGGATCAGGGGGGCTTCTTACAGGCACCGCCTTATACTTTGCATTCAAAGCAGGCTCAGATAGTCATATTTTATCAGGCGACCCTAGCTATATGCAGTTGGTACGTGCAGCTACTCAGGTAGGTTGTGGCTGGGAAAAAGTATCTTTAACAAAAGATTACGATTATGACTATGATTCCCTTTCAGCAAAGGTGACAGACAAAACATCGCTTGTTTATATCTGCAACCCCAATAATCCAACAGGTATTGTCTCCAACTCTCAGAAGCTTATGGCCTTTTGCGAATCTGTTTCTCCAAAGAAACCCATCTTTATAGATGAAGCCTATATCGACTATGCAGATGATCCGAAAAAGACTACCATGATGGAATGTGTACGCAAAGGTCAGAATGTGCTGATTGCCCGCACATTTTCAAAAGTACATGGTTTTGCAGGACTACGTATCGGATATTTAGTGGCTAAACCTGAAACTATTAAAGAGATTAGCAAATTCACTCCTGGACCAAGTGCCATCAGTGCAACATCTGCACAGGCTGCTCTTGCCAGTTATCAGGATAAGGAATTTATCAAATATTCAATTGCAAAGAATAATGAATGTAAAGCATTTCTCTACAAAGTTTTAAAAGAACAAGGATACAACTATTTACCATCAGCTACCAATTTTGTTTTCTTCCCTATTAAAATGGATGGTAAACGATTTTTAGAGGAAATGAGCAAACGTGGTGTTAGCATTCGTACAGAATGGCAATATGCAGGCCAAAACTGGTGCCGTGTAAGCCTTGGTACCATGGAACAGATGAAGATGTTTGCAGATGCATTCAAAGAGATTGCATAA
- the hisC gene encoding histidinol-phosphate transaminase, giving the protein MSASFTRRDWLKASVALTAGAAFSGITPQEVAAATADFRRLRMSREAQIAADMPVIKARLFANENPWGPSEKVKNAITGALNDSYMYPFMAQRQFVQMIAKEEGITPDHIIVGAGSSEMLMAAAMYYSKKGGDIISADPTYDYLMEMAAGWGANWVKVPLTKDYTHDLDAMEKRVGSNTRLMYVCNPNNPTGTIVQTEKLRSFCESVSRKVPVFIDEAYIDYLGDIKQHSMVECVRKGQNVIVARTFSKVHGFAGLRVGYLIAKPEIIKELEKLYTGGMDMSSLSIQGAMVSYQDKEFPKQVVQKTTQSREFLYKTLKDEGYEYVPSYANFVIFPVKMDAKKFTEEMMKRGVGVRNWQFNNKQWCRISIGTMEQMQIFAQAFKEIS; this is encoded by the coding sequence ATGTCTGCATCATTTACCCGACGTGATTGGCTAAAAGCCAGTGTTGCTCTCACTGCTGGTGCTGCGTTTAGTGGCATCACTCCTCAAGAAGTTGCAGCAGCTACGGCTGATTTTCGTCGTCTTCGAATGAGTCGTGAAGCACAAATCGCGGCTGACATGCCAGTTATTAAAGCTAGGCTATTTGCGAATGAAAATCCCTGGGGACCTTCAGAGAAGGTAAAGAATGCTATTACAGGTGCACTAAACGATAGCTATATGTATCCGTTTATGGCGCAACGCCAGTTTGTACAGATGATAGCAAAAGAAGAAGGTATTACACCTGATCATATTATAGTGGGTGCAGGTTCTAGCGAGATGTTAATGGCTGCAGCTATGTATTATAGTAAAAAAGGGGGTGACATTATCTCTGCAGATCCAACGTATGATTATTTAATGGAAATGGCAGCAGGCTGGGGCGCCAACTGGGTGAAAGTTCCTTTAACTAAAGACTATACACATGATTTGGATGCAATGGAAAAACGTGTAGGCTCCAATACCCGCCTTATGTATGTTTGTAACCCCAACAATCCTACAGGTACTATTGTACAGACTGAAAAACTTCGGTCATTCTGTGAATCAGTTTCCCGTAAAGTACCTGTATTTATAGATGAGGCATATATTGACTATCTTGGCGATATAAAACAACATTCCATGGTAGAGTGTGTACGTAAAGGACAGAATGTAATTGTTGCTCGCACTTTCTCAAAAGTACATGGTTTTGCAGGATTACGCGTTGGATATCTGATAGCCAAACCTGAAATCATAAAAGAACTGGAAAAATTGTATACAGGAGGGATGGATATGTCTTCGTTATCAATACAAGGGGCAATGGTTAGCTATCAGGATAAAGAATTTCCAAAGCAGGTGGTACAGAAAACAACACAATCCCGAGAGTTCTTATACAAGACATTAAAAGATGAAGGATATGAATATGTGCCATCCTATGCCAACTTCGTTATCTTTCCAGTAAAAATGGATGCCAAAAAATTTACAGAAGAAATGATGAAGCGAGGAGTAGGTGTACGTAACTGGCAGTTCAATAACAAGCAATGGTGCCGTATCAGTATTGGTACTATGGAACAAATGCAAATCTTTGCACAAGCCTTCAAGGAGATCAGTTAG
- the radC gene encoding RadC family protein, with protein MIDPISTTKILSWAEEDRPREKLLLKGKAALSDAELIGILLGSGTVSLSAVDLAKQILSSVDNNLTSLAKLSIKDLEKFKGIGEAKAITIVAALELGRRRKDSELPQRQVITSSKDVFTIMHSHLLDLLHEEFWVVLLNRSNVVMKKVQISVGGVSGTVADPKLIFKTALENLASSIILVHNHPSGNLKPSQADKDLTHKLKEAGKYLEIPVLDHVIITEKSYFSFADEGIL; from the coding sequence ATGATTGATCCAATTTCTACAACTAAAATACTAAGCTGGGCCGAAGAGGATCGCCCACGAGAGAAACTGTTGCTAAAAGGCAAAGCTGCTCTGTCTGATGCTGAATTAATTGGAATTTTGTTAGGGTCAGGAACGGTTTCTTTAAGTGCAGTTGATCTTGCTAAACAGATTCTGAGTAGTGTTGACAATAATCTGACCAGTCTGGCTAAGCTTTCTATAAAAGACCTAGAAAAGTTTAAAGGAATTGGTGAGGCAAAAGCCATTACTATTGTTGCAGCATTAGAGCTTGGTAGACGAAGGAAAGATAGTGAATTACCTCAAAGACAGGTTATCACTTCTTCGAAGGATGTCTTTACTATTATGCATTCCCATTTGCTGGACCTTTTGCATGAGGAGTTTTGGGTGGTGTTATTAAACCGATCCAATGTTGTAATGAAGAAGGTTCAGATTAGTGTAGGAGGAGTGTCCGGCACAGTAGCGGACCCAAAACTGATCTTCAAAACCGCTCTGGAAAACCTGGCAAGCTCTATTATTCTGGTACATAATCATCCATCCGGAAATCTAAAACCTAGTCAAGCTGATAAAGATTTGACACACAAACTTAAAGAGGCTGGTAAGTATCTTGAGATACCTGTTCTGGATCATGTAATTATTACAGAAAAAAGCTATTTTAGTTTTGCTGATGAAGGGATTCTATAA